Proteins encoded by one window of Musa acuminata AAA Group cultivar baxijiao chromosome BXJ2-9, Cavendish_Baxijiao_AAA, whole genome shotgun sequence:
- the LOC103998637 gene encoding nuclear matrix constituent protein 1 isoform X1, protein MHAPQKKGWFISKRAIPARGNWPAPPEPGNYGGVVPCKGEGREVMVGNAMPHPEELSFRRDGENRDGEQMEAEVWRRIREAGFLDEAVLQRRDRRALVRRVLELEKEVERPHLFFSFSSMLYQYQYHMGLLLIEKKESAAKYKKLLQEMSEAVQIQKHMQAAHDVAVSEFEKKEEDMRRAMRFQRQSIVNLEKALNEMHAEVAEAKLESQKKLFELHALEATVEEKYLEAKGKLHSLNARLAEVSRKSSEIDRRLQDVEARECKVHKESSFFIIEKNTFEKDLAQQRKGLQAWEQELQDSQKKLARWHSFLNEREMEAHERCNTLKKKEKELEESWKTLEIFNDSIKLKEEDMFMRLRDLDAKEKEAVIKQELLEKKEKELLAIEDPLSNRESVDIQKTIDDHDSILESKKEEFELETEMNRRAVDEQLKRRMDVVAHKEIILENRNKNIFKREQLLEREMRNLKNRETKDDMMLNDLKESIENENELRQERSKLEKERELFGERRLPLVEDLDQLYDEREKFGQWKHTEEERLRMENLEVLGHVQMDLVDSRLNEEALKDKTAYQNKDDIELFNGENAHIAHEVDVYTMERNQEKVKETLHEKENDPNRRSNIVLNNCNTWSSPDESKILKLKEPEDLLRGEKKFFLGKKNEAGQITPRISQDNNDQVEEPATKGDYLLPPDEQLKACRNCGVEDGGESIFSRENAEESDLEAHTSRMQRCSGLLNFSPDRITTERSDKSVCLHGEPLGHEDNLEPGPLPGDVDVFQWAQSTSGVQYSAIPERLNKDSDATKSFLEIADSSADIMKLYDNQKYMEKPPFPFADEQKDREGCSVFPELDSVPQPSRQKQCDPDVRRRSVFAENSCSVNALIDDANLGETPQSKRNEKSIYKEKGLFEDDSLEEGSFSDDQVELSDEEWYLSDDHETTSIELEEESAEAHSEDVSSLGCCSKMENSPETEIPGLKRYNFRLTTIARAVACRTKRKKREELEVTLECKVLKVFEHDGEEAQSHACDSESLSQK, encoded by the exons ATGCATGCGCCGCAGAAGAAGGGTTGGTTTATCTCGAAAAGGGCTATTCCAGCGAGGGGGAATTGGCCTGCCCCACCGGAACCGGGGAATTATGGCGGTGTGGTTCCTTGCAAGGGGGAAggtagagaggtgatggtcggcaACGCGATGCCGCATCCGGAGGAGCTGTCGTTTCGTCGTGATGGTGAGAATCGTGATGGAGAACAGATGGAGGCGGAGGTGTGGAGGCGGATTAGAGAGGCCGGGTTTCTTGATGAGGCTGTGTTGCAGAGGAGGGATAGAAGAGCACTCGTTCGAAGAGTACTTGAGCTTGAGAAAGAGGTTGAAAGGCCCcatcttttcttctccttctcatcAATG CTTTATCAGTACCAGTATCATATGGGGCTCCTTTTGATCGAGAAGAAGGAATCAGCTGCTAAATACAAAAAGCTATTGCAAGAAATGTCTGAGGCCGTGCAAATCCAAAAGCACATGCAAGCGGCACATGATGTTGCTGTTTCTGAATTTGAAAAGAAAGAGGAAGATATGAGGAGGGCCATGCGCTTTCAGAGGCAGTCCATTGTTAAT CTTGAGAAGGCTTTGAATGAGATGCATGCTGAAGTTGCTGAGGCTAAATTGGAATCTCAGAAAAAGTTGTTCGAATTGCATGCTCTTGAGGCCACTGTCGAAGAGAAATACTTGGAGGCTAAAGGAAAGCTACATTCTTTGAATGCCAGGCTAGCAGAAGTTAGTCGGAAAAGTTCCGAGATAGATAGAAGATTACAGGATGTGGAGGCTCGTGAGTGTAAAGTTCATAAAGAATCCTCATTCTTTATCATTGA AAAAAACACATTTGAGAAGGATCTTGCACAACAAAGAAAGGGTTTGCAAGCTTGGGAACAGGAGCTGCAGGATAGTCAGAAGAAGCTTGCCAGGTGGCATAGCTTTCTAAATGAGAGAGAGATGGAGGCACATGAGAGATGCAACACtcttaagaagaaagaaaaggaacttGAAGAGTCATGGAAGACCTTGGAGATTTTCAATGATTCAATTAAATTGAAAGAAGAGGATATGTTCATGAGGCTTAGAGATTTAGATGCGAAAGAAAAG GAAGCTGTAATAAAGCAGGAGTTGTtagagaagaaagagaaagaattactTGCCATCGAAGATCCACTGAGCAATAGAGAAAGT GTGGACATCCAAAAAACCATTGATGACCATGATTCCATCTTAGAATCTAAAAAAGAAGAGTTTGAGCTGGAAACTGAGATGAATAGAAGAGCTGTTGATGAACAACTGAAAAGGAGAATGGATGTGGTGGCACATAAGGAAATAATACTTGagaatagaaataaaaatattttcaagagagaacaacttttggagAGAGAAATGAGGAACCTGAAGAACAGAGAGACAAAAGATGACATGATGTTGAATGATTTGAAAGAATCAATTGAAAACGAAAACGAACTGAGACAGGAAAGGAGCAAACTTGAGAAGGAGCGGGAATTGTTCGGTGAGAGAAGATTGCCACTAGTAGAAGATTTAGACCAGCTCTATGATGAAAGAGAAAAGTTTGGTCAATGGAAACACACTGAAGAGGAGAGATTGAGAATGGAGAATTTGGAAGTGCTTGGTCATGTCCAAATGGATCTAGTAGATTCTAGATTGAATGAAGAGGCTTTGAAGGATAAAACAGCATATCAGAATAAGGACGATATTGAACTGTTTAATGGTGAAAATGCTCATATTGCTCATGAAGTTGATGTCTACACTATGGAGAGGAAccaagagaaggttaaggaaacTCTGCATGAAAAGGAGAATGATCCTAACAGGAGAAGCAACATTGTCCTAAACAATTGCAACACTTGGAGCAGTCCAGATGAGTCAAAGATTCTAAAGTTGAAAGAGCCGGAAGATCTGTTACGAGGTGAAAAAAAGTTCTTTCTTGGAAAGAAAAATGAAGCTGGTCAAATTACACCAAGAATAAGCCAGGACAATAATGATCAAGTAGAAGAACCTGCCACAAAAGGTGACTATTTGCTTCCACCAGATGAGCAGCTTAAGGCTTGCAGAAATTGTGGGGTCGAGGACGGAGGGGAGTCAATATTTTCTCGTGAGAATGCTGAAGAATCTGACCTGGAAGCACACACATCGCGTATGCAAAGATGTTCAGGATTATTGAACTTTTCTCCTGATAGAATAACCACAGAACGTAGTGACAAGTCTGTTTGTCTTCACGGAGAACCTTTAGGGCATGAAGACAACCTTGAACCTGGGCCATTGCCTGGAGATGTTGATGTTTTCCAGTGGGCTCAGTCTACTAGTGGAGTCCAGTACAGTGCAATACCAGAAAGATTAAACAAAGATAGTGATGCCACAAAATCTTTCCTTGAAATTGCAGATAGTTCTGCAGATATTATGAAGTTATATGATAACCAAAAGTATATGGAAAAGCCTCCTTTTCCCTTTGCTGATGAACAAAAGGACAGGGAGGGATGTTCTGTCTTTCCTGAATTGGATTCTGTGCCTCAGCCTTCGAGACAGAAACAGTGTGATCCTGATGTGAGGAGGAGGTCTGTATTTGCTGAAAATTCATGTTCTGTTAATGCACTTATTGATGATGCCAACCTTGGTGAGACTCCTCAAAGTAAACGCAATGAAAAGTCCATTTACAAAGAAAAAGGTCTTTTCGAAGATGATTCTCTTGAAGAAGGTTCTTTCAGTGATGATCAAGTAGAATTAAGTGATGAGGAGTGGTACCTTTCTGATGACCATGAAACGACGAGTATCGAGCTGGAAGAAGAATCTGCTGAAGCTCATTCCGAGGATGTATCATCACTAGGATGTTGCAGTAAAATGGAAAATTCCCCTGAGACAGAAATCCCAGGACTAAAGCGCTATAATTTTAGACTCACCACAAT TGCGCGTGCAGTTGCATGTCGGACTAAACGAAAGAAGAGAGAAGAGCTTGAGGTGACGCTTGAATGCAAGGTACTGAAGGTTTTTGAGCATGATGGTGAAGAAGCTCAAAGTCATGCATGTGATAGCGAGAGCCTCTCTCAGAAGTGA
- the LOC103998637 gene encoding nuclear matrix constituent protein 1 isoform X4 encodes MHAPQKKGWFISKRAIPARGNWPAPPEPGNYGGVVPCKGEGREVMVGNAMPHPEELSFRRDGENRDGEQMEAEVWRRIREAGFLDEAVLQRRDRRALVRRVLELEKEVERPHLFFSFSSMLYQYQYHMGLLLIEKKESAAKYKKLLQEMSEAVQIQKHMQAAHDVAVSEFEKKEEDMRRAMRFQRQSIVNLEKALNEMHAEVAEAKLESQKKLFELHALEATVEEKYLEAKGKLHSLNARLAEVSRKSSEIDRRLQDVEARECKVHKESSFFIIEKNTFEKDLAQQRKGLQAWEQELQDSQKKLARWHSFLNEREMEAHERCNTLKKKEKELEESWKTLEIFNDSIKLKEEDMFMRLRDLDAKEKEAVIKQELLEKKEKELLAIEDPLSNRESVDIQKTIDDHDSILESKKEEFELETEMNRRAVDEQLKRRMDVVAHKEIILENRNKNIFKREQLLEREMRNLKNRETKDDMMLNDLKESIENENELRQERSKLEKERELFGERRLPLVEDLDQLYDEREKFGQWKHTEEERLRMENLEVLGHVQMDLVDSRLNEEALKDKTAYQNKDDIELFNGENAHIAHEVDVYTMERNQEKVKETLHEKENDPNRRSNIVLNNCNTWSSPDESKILKLKEPEDLLRGEKKFFLGKKNEAGQITPRISQDNNDQVEEPATKGDYLLPPDEQLKACRNCGVEDGGESIFSRENAEESDLEAHTSRMQRCSGLLNFSPDRITTERSDKSVCLHGEPLGHEDNLEPGPLPGDVDVFQWAQSTSGVQYSAIPERLNKDSDATKSFLEIADSSADIMKLYDNQKYMEKPPFPFADEQKDREGCSVFPELDSVPQPSRQKQCDPDVRRRSVFAENSCSVNALIDDANLGETPQSKRNEKSIYKEKGLFEDDSLEEGSFSDDQVELSDEEWYLSDDHETTSIELEEESAEAHSEDVSSLGCCSKMENSPETEIPGLKRYNFRLTTICMSD; translated from the exons ATGCATGCGCCGCAGAAGAAGGGTTGGTTTATCTCGAAAAGGGCTATTCCAGCGAGGGGGAATTGGCCTGCCCCACCGGAACCGGGGAATTATGGCGGTGTGGTTCCTTGCAAGGGGGAAggtagagaggtgatggtcggcaACGCGATGCCGCATCCGGAGGAGCTGTCGTTTCGTCGTGATGGTGAGAATCGTGATGGAGAACAGATGGAGGCGGAGGTGTGGAGGCGGATTAGAGAGGCCGGGTTTCTTGATGAGGCTGTGTTGCAGAGGAGGGATAGAAGAGCACTCGTTCGAAGAGTACTTGAGCTTGAGAAAGAGGTTGAAAGGCCCcatcttttcttctccttctcatcAATG CTTTATCAGTACCAGTATCATATGGGGCTCCTTTTGATCGAGAAGAAGGAATCAGCTGCTAAATACAAAAAGCTATTGCAAGAAATGTCTGAGGCCGTGCAAATCCAAAAGCACATGCAAGCGGCACATGATGTTGCTGTTTCTGAATTTGAAAAGAAAGAGGAAGATATGAGGAGGGCCATGCGCTTTCAGAGGCAGTCCATTGTTAAT CTTGAGAAGGCTTTGAATGAGATGCATGCTGAAGTTGCTGAGGCTAAATTGGAATCTCAGAAAAAGTTGTTCGAATTGCATGCTCTTGAGGCCACTGTCGAAGAGAAATACTTGGAGGCTAAAGGAAAGCTACATTCTTTGAATGCCAGGCTAGCAGAAGTTAGTCGGAAAAGTTCCGAGATAGATAGAAGATTACAGGATGTGGAGGCTCGTGAGTGTAAAGTTCATAAAGAATCCTCATTCTTTATCATTGA AAAAAACACATTTGAGAAGGATCTTGCACAACAAAGAAAGGGTTTGCAAGCTTGGGAACAGGAGCTGCAGGATAGTCAGAAGAAGCTTGCCAGGTGGCATAGCTTTCTAAATGAGAGAGAGATGGAGGCACATGAGAGATGCAACACtcttaagaagaaagaaaaggaacttGAAGAGTCATGGAAGACCTTGGAGATTTTCAATGATTCAATTAAATTGAAAGAAGAGGATATGTTCATGAGGCTTAGAGATTTAGATGCGAAAGAAAAG GAAGCTGTAATAAAGCAGGAGTTGTtagagaagaaagagaaagaattactTGCCATCGAAGATCCACTGAGCAATAGAGAAAGT GTGGACATCCAAAAAACCATTGATGACCATGATTCCATCTTAGAATCTAAAAAAGAAGAGTTTGAGCTGGAAACTGAGATGAATAGAAGAGCTGTTGATGAACAACTGAAAAGGAGAATGGATGTGGTGGCACATAAGGAAATAATACTTGagaatagaaataaaaatattttcaagagagaacaacttttggagAGAGAAATGAGGAACCTGAAGAACAGAGAGACAAAAGATGACATGATGTTGAATGATTTGAAAGAATCAATTGAAAACGAAAACGAACTGAGACAGGAAAGGAGCAAACTTGAGAAGGAGCGGGAATTGTTCGGTGAGAGAAGATTGCCACTAGTAGAAGATTTAGACCAGCTCTATGATGAAAGAGAAAAGTTTGGTCAATGGAAACACACTGAAGAGGAGAGATTGAGAATGGAGAATTTGGAAGTGCTTGGTCATGTCCAAATGGATCTAGTAGATTCTAGATTGAATGAAGAGGCTTTGAAGGATAAAACAGCATATCAGAATAAGGACGATATTGAACTGTTTAATGGTGAAAATGCTCATATTGCTCATGAAGTTGATGTCTACACTATGGAGAGGAAccaagagaaggttaaggaaacTCTGCATGAAAAGGAGAATGATCCTAACAGGAGAAGCAACATTGTCCTAAACAATTGCAACACTTGGAGCAGTCCAGATGAGTCAAAGATTCTAAAGTTGAAAGAGCCGGAAGATCTGTTACGAGGTGAAAAAAAGTTCTTTCTTGGAAAGAAAAATGAAGCTGGTCAAATTACACCAAGAATAAGCCAGGACAATAATGATCAAGTAGAAGAACCTGCCACAAAAGGTGACTATTTGCTTCCACCAGATGAGCAGCTTAAGGCTTGCAGAAATTGTGGGGTCGAGGACGGAGGGGAGTCAATATTTTCTCGTGAGAATGCTGAAGAATCTGACCTGGAAGCACACACATCGCGTATGCAAAGATGTTCAGGATTATTGAACTTTTCTCCTGATAGAATAACCACAGAACGTAGTGACAAGTCTGTTTGTCTTCACGGAGAACCTTTAGGGCATGAAGACAACCTTGAACCTGGGCCATTGCCTGGAGATGTTGATGTTTTCCAGTGGGCTCAGTCTACTAGTGGAGTCCAGTACAGTGCAATACCAGAAAGATTAAACAAAGATAGTGATGCCACAAAATCTTTCCTTGAAATTGCAGATAGTTCTGCAGATATTATGAAGTTATATGATAACCAAAAGTATATGGAAAAGCCTCCTTTTCCCTTTGCTGATGAACAAAAGGACAGGGAGGGATGTTCTGTCTTTCCTGAATTGGATTCTGTGCCTCAGCCTTCGAGACAGAAACAGTGTGATCCTGATGTGAGGAGGAGGTCTGTATTTGCTGAAAATTCATGTTCTGTTAATGCACTTATTGATGATGCCAACCTTGGTGAGACTCCTCAAAGTAAACGCAATGAAAAGTCCATTTACAAAGAAAAAGGTCTTTTCGAAGATGATTCTCTTGAAGAAGGTTCTTTCAGTGATGATCAAGTAGAATTAAGTGATGAGGAGTGGTACCTTTCTGATGACCATGAAACGACGAGTATCGAGCTGGAAGAAGAATCTGCTGAAGCTCATTCCGAGGATGTATCATCACTAGGATGTTGCAGTAAAATGGAAAATTCCCCTGAGACAGAAATCCCAGGACTAAAGCGCTATAATTTTAGACTCACCACAAT TTGCATGTCGGACTAA
- the LOC103998637 gene encoding nuclear matrix constituent protein 1 isoform X2, producing the protein MHAPQKKGWFISKRAIPARGNWPAPPEPGNYGGVVPCKGEGREVMVGNAMPHPEELSFRRDGENRDGEQMEAEVWRRIREAGFLDEAVLQRRDRRALVRRVLELEKELYQYQYHMGLLLIEKKESAAKYKKLLQEMSEAVQIQKHMQAAHDVAVSEFEKKEEDMRRAMRFQRQSIVNLEKALNEMHAEVAEAKLESQKKLFELHALEATVEEKYLEAKGKLHSLNARLAEVSRKSSEIDRRLQDVEARECKVHKESSFFIIEKNTFEKDLAQQRKGLQAWEQELQDSQKKLARWHSFLNEREMEAHERCNTLKKKEKELEESWKTLEIFNDSIKLKEEDMFMRLRDLDAKEKEAVIKQELLEKKEKELLAIEDPLSNRESVDIQKTIDDHDSILESKKEEFELETEMNRRAVDEQLKRRMDVVAHKEIILENRNKNIFKREQLLEREMRNLKNRETKDDMMLNDLKESIENENELRQERSKLEKERELFGERRLPLVEDLDQLYDEREKFGQWKHTEEERLRMENLEVLGHVQMDLVDSRLNEEALKDKTAYQNKDDIELFNGENAHIAHEVDVYTMERNQEKVKETLHEKENDPNRRSNIVLNNCNTWSSPDESKILKLKEPEDLLRGEKKFFLGKKNEAGQITPRISQDNNDQVEEPATKGDYLLPPDEQLKACRNCGVEDGGESIFSRENAEESDLEAHTSRMQRCSGLLNFSPDRITTERSDKSVCLHGEPLGHEDNLEPGPLPGDVDVFQWAQSTSGVQYSAIPERLNKDSDATKSFLEIADSSADIMKLYDNQKYMEKPPFPFADEQKDREGCSVFPELDSVPQPSRQKQCDPDVRRRSVFAENSCSVNALIDDANLGETPQSKRNEKSIYKEKGLFEDDSLEEGSFSDDQVELSDEEWYLSDDHETTSIELEEESAEAHSEDVSSLGCCSKMENSPETEIPGLKRYNFRLTTIARAVACRTKRKKREELEVTLECKVLKVFEHDGEEAQSHACDSESLSQK; encoded by the exons ATGCATGCGCCGCAGAAGAAGGGTTGGTTTATCTCGAAAAGGGCTATTCCAGCGAGGGGGAATTGGCCTGCCCCACCGGAACCGGGGAATTATGGCGGTGTGGTTCCTTGCAAGGGGGAAggtagagaggtgatggtcggcaACGCGATGCCGCATCCGGAGGAGCTGTCGTTTCGTCGTGATGGTGAGAATCGTGATGGAGAACAGATGGAGGCGGAGGTGTGGAGGCGGATTAGAGAGGCCGGGTTTCTTGATGAGGCTGTGTTGCAGAGGAGGGATAGAAGAGCACTCGTTCGAAGAGTACTTGAGCTTGAGAAAGAG CTTTATCAGTACCAGTATCATATGGGGCTCCTTTTGATCGAGAAGAAGGAATCAGCTGCTAAATACAAAAAGCTATTGCAAGAAATGTCTGAGGCCGTGCAAATCCAAAAGCACATGCAAGCGGCACATGATGTTGCTGTTTCTGAATTTGAAAAGAAAGAGGAAGATATGAGGAGGGCCATGCGCTTTCAGAGGCAGTCCATTGTTAAT CTTGAGAAGGCTTTGAATGAGATGCATGCTGAAGTTGCTGAGGCTAAATTGGAATCTCAGAAAAAGTTGTTCGAATTGCATGCTCTTGAGGCCACTGTCGAAGAGAAATACTTGGAGGCTAAAGGAAAGCTACATTCTTTGAATGCCAGGCTAGCAGAAGTTAGTCGGAAAAGTTCCGAGATAGATAGAAGATTACAGGATGTGGAGGCTCGTGAGTGTAAAGTTCATAAAGAATCCTCATTCTTTATCATTGA AAAAAACACATTTGAGAAGGATCTTGCACAACAAAGAAAGGGTTTGCAAGCTTGGGAACAGGAGCTGCAGGATAGTCAGAAGAAGCTTGCCAGGTGGCATAGCTTTCTAAATGAGAGAGAGATGGAGGCACATGAGAGATGCAACACtcttaagaagaaagaaaaggaacttGAAGAGTCATGGAAGACCTTGGAGATTTTCAATGATTCAATTAAATTGAAAGAAGAGGATATGTTCATGAGGCTTAGAGATTTAGATGCGAAAGAAAAG GAAGCTGTAATAAAGCAGGAGTTGTtagagaagaaagagaaagaattactTGCCATCGAAGATCCACTGAGCAATAGAGAAAGT GTGGACATCCAAAAAACCATTGATGACCATGATTCCATCTTAGAATCTAAAAAAGAAGAGTTTGAGCTGGAAACTGAGATGAATAGAAGAGCTGTTGATGAACAACTGAAAAGGAGAATGGATGTGGTGGCACATAAGGAAATAATACTTGagaatagaaataaaaatattttcaagagagaacaacttttggagAGAGAAATGAGGAACCTGAAGAACAGAGAGACAAAAGATGACATGATGTTGAATGATTTGAAAGAATCAATTGAAAACGAAAACGAACTGAGACAGGAAAGGAGCAAACTTGAGAAGGAGCGGGAATTGTTCGGTGAGAGAAGATTGCCACTAGTAGAAGATTTAGACCAGCTCTATGATGAAAGAGAAAAGTTTGGTCAATGGAAACACACTGAAGAGGAGAGATTGAGAATGGAGAATTTGGAAGTGCTTGGTCATGTCCAAATGGATCTAGTAGATTCTAGATTGAATGAAGAGGCTTTGAAGGATAAAACAGCATATCAGAATAAGGACGATATTGAACTGTTTAATGGTGAAAATGCTCATATTGCTCATGAAGTTGATGTCTACACTATGGAGAGGAAccaagagaaggttaaggaaacTCTGCATGAAAAGGAGAATGATCCTAACAGGAGAAGCAACATTGTCCTAAACAATTGCAACACTTGGAGCAGTCCAGATGAGTCAAAGATTCTAAAGTTGAAAGAGCCGGAAGATCTGTTACGAGGTGAAAAAAAGTTCTTTCTTGGAAAGAAAAATGAAGCTGGTCAAATTACACCAAGAATAAGCCAGGACAATAATGATCAAGTAGAAGAACCTGCCACAAAAGGTGACTATTTGCTTCCACCAGATGAGCAGCTTAAGGCTTGCAGAAATTGTGGGGTCGAGGACGGAGGGGAGTCAATATTTTCTCGTGAGAATGCTGAAGAATCTGACCTGGAAGCACACACATCGCGTATGCAAAGATGTTCAGGATTATTGAACTTTTCTCCTGATAGAATAACCACAGAACGTAGTGACAAGTCTGTTTGTCTTCACGGAGAACCTTTAGGGCATGAAGACAACCTTGAACCTGGGCCATTGCCTGGAGATGTTGATGTTTTCCAGTGGGCTCAGTCTACTAGTGGAGTCCAGTACAGTGCAATACCAGAAAGATTAAACAAAGATAGTGATGCCACAAAATCTTTCCTTGAAATTGCAGATAGTTCTGCAGATATTATGAAGTTATATGATAACCAAAAGTATATGGAAAAGCCTCCTTTTCCCTTTGCTGATGAACAAAAGGACAGGGAGGGATGTTCTGTCTTTCCTGAATTGGATTCTGTGCCTCAGCCTTCGAGACAGAAACAGTGTGATCCTGATGTGAGGAGGAGGTCTGTATTTGCTGAAAATTCATGTTCTGTTAATGCACTTATTGATGATGCCAACCTTGGTGAGACTCCTCAAAGTAAACGCAATGAAAAGTCCATTTACAAAGAAAAAGGTCTTTTCGAAGATGATTCTCTTGAAGAAGGTTCTTTCAGTGATGATCAAGTAGAATTAAGTGATGAGGAGTGGTACCTTTCTGATGACCATGAAACGACGAGTATCGAGCTGGAAGAAGAATCTGCTGAAGCTCATTCCGAGGATGTATCATCACTAGGATGTTGCAGTAAAATGGAAAATTCCCCTGAGACAGAAATCCCAGGACTAAAGCGCTATAATTTTAGACTCACCACAAT TGCGCGTGCAGTTGCATGTCGGACTAAACGAAAGAAGAGAGAAGAGCTTGAGGTGACGCTTGAATGCAAGGTACTGAAGGTTTTTGAGCATGATGGTGAAGAAGCTCAAAGTCATGCATGTGATAGCGAGAGCCTCTCTCAGAAGTGA